From Aspergillus fumigatus Af293 chromosome 3, whole genome shotgun sequence, a single genomic window includes:
- a CDS encoding translation initiation factor eIF1, which translates to MSIENLKTFDPFAEADEDTGETKQSQNYIHIRIQQRNGRKTLTTVQGLPKKFDQKKILKVIKKKFACNGTIVNDSEMGEVIQLQGDQRKDVQEFLTDKKEGLELDAKTIKVHGF; encoded by the exons ATGTCCATCGAAAACCTCAAGACCTTCG ACCCCTTCGCCGAAGCTGACGAAGACACCGGCGAGACTAAACAGTCTCAGAACTACATCCATATACGGATTCAGC AACGCAATGGTCGCAAGACCTTGACCACAGTTCAAGGTCTTCCTAAGAAGTTCGATCAAaagaagatcttgaaggtgatcaagaagaaattCG CATGCAATGGCACTATCGTCAATGACTCTGAGATGGGAGAGGTGATTCAGCTGCAAGGAGATCAGCGTAAGGATGTTCAGGAGTTCTTGACCGACAAGAAGGAAGGTCTCGAGCTCGATGCCAAGACCATCAAAGTCCATGGGTTCTAA
- a CDS encoding mediator of RNA polymerase II transcription subunit 12, with amino-acid sequence MIPHSSAGVQSWGQPLYAVYTGTGRADLSQPLGQPDRQSEQPSMPVAQTQGRPPALIDLTANDGDVLEREPPAKRLKIDVHAGSVANDGSPASAGVGESKSTPGATTSKPPSLSWRARPVWSFQSLLSEIPGSAEINGESAAGVVQDLKPPPPPSFSGPPWKFAPTDIIASDSAGEQDGASAKEVQTTPYHIETPSVAPVIRGEKVADFSPWMGNHPEDVLNEQTAKQGYYDRTQVSQNESNTARPSLYAQLKHRSGLQILSSVFAAALEKRQGHNMVTAPSTFKPPPRVTLTDNKREAWLRDLANPNVPLRKLSRTIPHGIRGRVLLDQCLTKWVPVGRAVWLAKCVGANEIRAFKRKGTSGALTIGLEAKWVRDWTANVQQFLEGVITSCGVADWKMKVTYAVNLTSRLFFEQLLDHDQYLEWFLTSLEAAPFNTLPVWLLMLGIYWSNILRYRKRGRRLAELLLDKLQLAIKSDSAPSLRPLIDRLSLHIRKLTLEHTSSMVLPQSWEKYKDLLSSCLNLNDNVHRTVFQILAERNARVQKPPKCEGTTQQPPQQRVIQLFDSICSSHDITSVSAASLRAIDDKAALVLKLLEWAATPFRYGVSRVYTGARLLRKWKIAGVDVDTCIISFLGESQMSDQLNMDNVYHIVSELVRSQTFSVGKYLQWLMAKGVADFSRSSDHQPLSGDLALLVQLPVSRLPEHVHNLRNTLLHRAGVEPSKEASTIAILKASIAERLPRIFGSVATSAVSCDPLPSDLTWTVKSELGQWIRRGVTEFGRDPRRAFQGLHSTTSAEHFALTPGEFYTVRDILESFGDLSILADVLKQATVCNDGIVLASAADTVNYHFRSFCVIGATTDLFKRLVEAYARLKRLGSTSLDLIFSLIDLGLRLPGELNTVALLRQDLSRIESKSSMAAPSPLSDHIPSSFNENDPLFLLKLDQLLSSASGIDESTLDTIFNVLIKQLESSGGHAKFSVNEICRYLSYLRPFHPKRFDTMIVRWVCGLLRSSTGGILSQVLPPLIGVGCVTIQAFVFLVRRLLKSDNKISNQRDLRIDLLQLLVPPPAGQSRYFDLVTYRFHLSRKEFLFKHPEEAFDIIRDAIALIDSESQEGNYRQVDLGHSAMVLLQILLTKNPESAVRHCSEKLIGQHPSAVTVLTRALDSLLGLDSKAATPDISVAEKVIELTNDFSLPFCQLKLQLLFNAESKGNVRNEIVDVMFKAAVADSRSRRSNWVGLVSLMSHDAVRQIRERAEKNFFATPLFEESPDGCSSFAADNSSSLEAAKLYLAIIEKLAYSIPDVGPQAVVPVLTEKLDLLLQRLISMQASCSGTTELSHGVDAEQMIRSRTQFERALAFWFSALLRMIVLHRTAFSVPSAAVRPNALPEQTRLLISIFCISLARLPDSVLRLFPAADYFPHSMRAADCRPCPGILLQTHALDVAASLIDMFPDEARHQCARYLREKCPPFARVQNDSRFLYLLGPLGDSPSSNITLPVSIPSPAASGSTPAPTPSGNSTGGFSHPQQPAFVSGVPPGLPDGLNCAASHLCLQYRGRVIGAYPVRPWELLEDAAPIAGTNDTAVSLGYFDARRVRV; translated from the exons ATGATACCCCATTCTTCTGCCGGCGTTCAATCCTGGGGTCAGCCCCTTTACGCCGTTTATACCGGTACTGGACGTGCCGACCTTTCGCAGCCCCTGGGTCAGCCTGACCGTCAGTCCGAACAGCCGTCTATGCCGGTGGCGCAAACACAAGGTAGACCACCGGCACTCATCGATCTGACAGCGAATGACGGTGATGTGCTGGAGCGCGAACCACCGGCGAAGAGACTGAAGATAGATGTGCATGCTGGGTCAGTAGCTAATGATGGAAgcccagcttctgcaggtGTGGGAGAATCAAAGAGTACTCCAGGTGCAACAACTTCAAAACCGCCTTCGCTGTCCTGGCGTGCGCGTCCGGTGTGGTCGTTCCAATCATTGCTCTCTGAGATACCTGGAAGCGCAGAGATAAATGGTGAAAGTGCAGCAGGTGTCGTACAGGATCTGAAGCCCCCACCACCGCCTTCATTTTCTGGCCCACCTTGGAAGTTTGCTCCAACAGATATCATAGCAAGTGATTCCGCAGGAGAACAGGATGGTGCATCGGCAAAAGAGGTGCAGACTACACCATATCATATTGAGACCCCTTCTGTTGCACCAGTGATAAGAGGCGAGA AGGTTGCAGATTTCTCCCCATGGATGGGCAACCATCCGGAAGACGTACTTAATGAGCAAACGGCCAAGCAAGGATACTACGATCGCACACAGGTGTCTCAAAATGAGTCCAATACAGCTCGCCCCTCCCTGTATGCGCAACTGAAACATCGCTCTGGCTTGCAAATACTGTCGTCAGTTTTTGCAGCTGCACTGGAGAAAAGACAGGGCCATAACATGGTCACTGCGCCGTCAACATTCAAGCCCCCTCCGCGAGTCACGCTGACGGACAACAAACGTGAGGCCTGGCTCCGCGATCTCGCGAATCCGAATGTCCCGCTGCGCAAACTCAGTCGAACCATTCCTCATGGTATCAGAGGCAGAGTTCTTTTGGATCAATGTTTGACCAAATGGGTTCCTGTCGGTCGTGCTGTGTGGCTTGCGAAGTGCGTCGGTGCCAACGAAATCCGTGCTTtcaaaagaaaaggtacCAGTGGCGCATTGACCATTGGCCTGGAAGCTAAATGGGTGCGCGACTGGACTGCCAATGTCCAACAGTTTCTCGAAGGTGTAATCACTAGTTGTGGAGTAGCAGactggaagatgaaggtgaCTTACGCGGTCAACTTGACCTCTCGTTTGTTCTTTGAGCAACTGCTTGACCATGACCAGTATCTGGAGTGGTTCCTCACATCGCTGGAGGCAGCGCCATTTAACACCTTGCCAGTCTGGCTTCTCATGTTGGGCATCTACTGGAGCAACATACTGCGATATAGGAAGCGAGGACGGCGACTCGCTGAACTCTTGCTTGACAAGCTGCAACTAGCTATCAAGTCGGATTCGGCCCCGTCCCTTCGCCCCTTGATAGACCGATTGTCACTGCATATCAGAAAACTAACTCTTGAGCATACTTCATCTATGGTGCTTCCACAGTCCTGGGAAAAGTACAAAGATCTCCTATCGTCCTGTTTGAACCTTAACGACAATGTGCACAGAACGGTCTTTCAAATCTTGGCTGAGCGAAATGCGCGGGTGCAGAAGCCTCCGAAATGTGAAGGGACAACACAACAACCGCCACAGCAACGCGTCATCCAACTGTTCGACTCGATATGCTCTTCGCACGACATCACATCTGTTTCCGCTGCATCTTTGCGTGCTATAGATGACAAGGCTGCTCTGGTTCTCAAACTGCTCGAGTGGGCAGCGACTCCGTTTCGCTATGGTGTATCTCGTGTTTATACCGGCGCCCGTCTCCTGCGGAAATGGAAGATCGCTGGAGTCGATGTGGATACCTGCATCATTTCCTTCCTTGGCGAGAGTCAGATGAGCGACCAATTGAACATGGACAATGTCTATCATATCGTCTCTGAGCTCGTCAGATCCCAGACATTTTCGGTTGGAAAGTACCTTCAGTGGTTAATGGCAAAGGGGGTTGCAGATTTTTCCCGAAGCTCCGACCATCAGCCCCTTTCGGGGGACCTTGCACTTCTCGTGCAGCTCCCTGTGAGCCGTCTGCCTGAGCATGTACACAACCTTCGTAACACTCTGCTGCATCGCGCCGGAGTCGAACCGTCGAAAGAGGCTTCTACCATCGCCATTCTCAAGGCATCAATAGCCGAACGTCTCCCAAGGATCTTTGGTTCTGTTGCGACAAGTGCAGTATCCTGTGACCCTTTACCGTCAGATCTGACCTGGACCGTGAAATCCGAGCTTGGTCAGTGGATTCGGCGTGGAGTTACTGAGTTTGGACGGGATCCTCGTCGCGCATTTCAGGGTCTCCATTCCACCACTAGCGCCGAGCACTTCGCACTCACCCCTGGCGAATTCTATACCGTTAGGGATATTCTGGAAAGTTTCGGCGATCTCTCAATTCTTGCGGACGTACTCAAGCAGGCTACCGTTTGCAATGACGGAATTGTTTTGGCATCCGCTGCTGATACAGTCAATTATCATTTTCGTTCTTTCTGTGTTATCGGTGCTACAACCGATCTTTTCAAGAGATTGGTAGAGGCATATGCCCGTCTCAAACGGCTTGGGTCGacctccttggacttgatcttctcatTGATAGACCTTGGGCTTCGGCTACCTGGAGAGCTCAATACCGTTGCTCTTCTCCGTCAGGACCTCTCCCGGATTGAAAGCAAATCATCTATGGCAGCACCGTCACCGCTGTCTGATCACATACCCTCTTCTTTCAATGAAAACGATCCGCTCTTTCTGTTGAAGCTAGACCAGCTCCTCTCGTCCGCAAGTGGTATAGATGAGTCCACATTGGATACGATATTTAACGTTCTCATCAAACAATTAGAATCCAGCGGTGGTCATGCTAAATTCTCGGTTAATGAAATATGCAGGTATTTGTCTTACCTCAGACCTTTCCATCCCAAGCGTTTCGACACCATGATAGTCCGCTGGGTCTGTGGCCTTCTTAGATCTTCTACCGGAGGGATATTGTCCCAAGTCCTGCCTCCTCTGATCGGCGTTGGATGCGTTACCATTCAAGCCTTCGTGTTCCTCGTACGAAGGCTTCTCAAGTCTGATAATAAGATTTCCAACCAAAGAGATCTACGCAtagatcttcttcagcttcttgtaCCTCCACCGGCAGGTCAGAGTCGATATTTCGACTTGGTCACATACCGCTTCCATCTTTCACGGAAAGAATTTTTGTTCAAGCATCCTGAGGAGGCTTTCGACATTATTCGGGATGCCATCGCCTTGATTGATTCGGAAAGCCAAGAAGGGAACTATCGACAAGTGGATCTAGGTCACAGTGCGATGGTACTCCTTCAGATTCTGCTCACCAAGAATCCAGAAAGTGCTGTTCGGCACTGCTCAGAGAAACTGATTGGTCAGCACCCGTCTGCCGTGACGGTTCTGACAAGAGCGCTCGATTCCCTTCTGGGATTGGATAGTAAAGCAG CGACCCCAGACATATCTGTTGCTGAAAAGGTCATCGAACTGACCAACGATTTTTCTCTCCCTTTCTGTCAATTGAAGCTCCAGCTTCTATTCAATGCGGAGTCTAAGGGCAATGTGAGGAACGAGATAGTGGATGTGATGTTCAAAGCTGCAGTTGCAGACTCTCGCTCAAGACGATCAAACTGGGTGGGGCTGGTTTCGCTGATGAGCCATGATGCCGTCCGACAG ATTCGAGAACGAGCCGAGAAAAATTTCTTCGCTACACCCTTGTTTGAGGAGTCACCCGATGGCTGTTCGTCATTTGCTGCAGACAACAGCAGCTCACTCGAGGCCGCGAAACTGTACCTGGCGAtcattgagaagctggcgtATAGCATTCCCGATGTGGGCCCACAGGCTGTTGTCCCTGTCCTCACTGAGAAGTTGGATTTACTGCTCCAAAGACTTATCAGCATGCAAGCGAGCTGCAGTGGTACTACTGAGCTTAGTCATGGAGTTGACGCAGAACAAATGATCCGATCACGCACGCAGTTCGAGAGAGCCCTTGCTTTCTGGTTCTCTGCATTGCTCAGGATGATTGTCCTCCATCGGACTGCCTTCAGTGTGCCATCAGCCGCAGTCAGACCCAACGCATTGCCAGAGCAAACGCGCTTGCTGATATCGATATTTTGCATATCTCTCGCGCGTCTTCCAGATAGTGTGTTGCGACTCTTTCCAGCGGCCGACTACTTTCCCCACTCGATGAGGGCAGCAGATTGTCGTCCTTGTCCGGGTATCCTGCTGCAGACGCATGCTCTGGATGTTGCAGCATCCCTGATTGATATGTTTCCTGATGAAGCCCGTCATCAATGCGCTCGCTATCTGAGAGAGAAATGCCCTCCTTTTGCTCGGGTTCAGAATGACTCGCGCTTCCTCTACCTTCTTGGTCCTCTTGGCGATAGCCCATCTTCTAACATTACACTTCCTGTATCCATTCCATCACCCGCTGCTTCTGGCTCCACTCCCGCCCCTACTCCTTCGGGTAATTCCACAGGCGGATTCTCTCACCCCCAACAACCTGCATTTGTTTCAGGTGTGCCGCCTGGACTGCCAGATGGCTTGAACTGCGCTGCCAGccatctttgtcttcaaTACCGTGGCCGGGTCATTGGAGCTTACCCTGTACGTCCATGGGAACTACTCGAAGATGCTGCCCCCATTGCTGGTACCAACGACACTGCTGTCAGTTTAGGATACTTCGATGCCCGGCGTGTCAGGGTCTAG